Genomic window (Treponema sp. J25):
AGCAACAAAAGGTAGATTTGGTAAACACCATCCTTAATAACGATGGCGATCTGGTAAAGTCTCTAACCCCTGAAGATATCCAATTCCTGTTAGGGGGAAAGCGAAAAGATAAGGGAGTTACCGTTCTATGAAAACCTCGATGCTCATGATTCCTCCTACAAAAAAGGAACTCCTCCAAATTTTTGAAGGACTTACTCTGGTAACATTAAAACCGATGATCCAATTTTTTGCAGGGAAGGATGTGTTTAAACGAATCTCCACCAAAGAAAAGTTAGTTTCGTTTTTTGCAGATTTCCTGATGAGTTTTAATAAGGAAAGGCTAGACTTGTTTCTGGCCCAGCAACCACTCTGGCTCAAAGAGGCAATCTACAGGGGGACCTTTGAGATTTTTGTGAATTATGCGGAACTAGAAAAAAAATATGGGGTTCATCTTACGAAGGAAAAGTCCTATTCTTATTTTGGTGAACCGGATTCTCTTGATGTAGCAAAAGAACCCGGCCTAAGCCTTTTTGTTGTTCTCCGATCAGGCTTTTGCTGGATGCATGAGATATTTCGTCGTATCTTTTTCCAGTATTTAGACAAGCCAGAAGGATATGTCTACACGGGAGAAGAAAAGGAACCCACCACTTTCTGGAGTAATGAAAGTTTTATTCTCGAGAATGGTTCTTTGTTGGTCCGAGTCTGTGAAGAAGTATATACTGAAAATTCTGATAAAACCGTTGTGGAGTGGCTTAAAAAAGGACTTAAAAAAGAAACTATCCGGAAAATGCGATCCCTTTCGGGGCAACCTGAATTCCCCATCGGAGGTACCTTAGGCCTTGATCCGATCGAACTATTTTTCAGGTGGTACGTTCCCTTTCGAAAGGAACTTAAATTTCAAGAGAATGATATGCTTGCCATGGTTCAGCAATTGTTTTATTTGTTTTTCCCTGTACAGGGAAAACAAAACCTGGTATCTCTTAAAATGGGGAGCTTTTTTGAATTCCTTGTGCTGGCGGAGCATCTTTCCTTACGACGTATTAATGATGGAGACTTACCTCTTAGTATACCTCAGTGTCGCTTCCTCTTTTCTGAAGTCTTTACCGAATGTGCTCAAAATGGTGGATGGTATTCGGTAGAACGCCTGTATCGTTCTCTTTTTTTACAGGGGTATCGATTTAGTTTTGCTGATCCTTATATTGAACAGTATGCTCTTCATAAGGTTGCCCAAGGGGTAGTGATTGAGGGTGATAAAATTATAGAGTCCAACTATACTGGATCAATATGTGTGTGGGGTCCCCAGGCCCATCGCCTTTTATATTTACCCCTTTTTAAAGGATATTGGTATTTGCTTGCTCTTTTAGGACTGGTAGAAATTGTAGAAGAAATCCCGGAGCCTTCTCTTATCACTGGACAGACGAATACCCGAAAGGTTTGTTCGGTCTATGATGGACTTTCCATGGTTCGGGTTACGAAGTTGGGGCAGTATTGCCTTGGTTTACTCCAATCTTACCAGATTCCCGATCGAGGTTCCTATGAAGTTCTGGCAGATAAGGACCTACTCTTAATCACGTTTCGGGGTACATCTTTGGAACGGAAACTCTTTCTGAGTCAAATTGCCGAACCGCTGGGAAACGAGCGGTATCGAGTGACTGAAGCTTCTTTTGTGCGGGGTTGTAAAAACTTTAAAGATGTGGAAAAAAGAATAACTACCTTTAAACGACTTATAGATCCCGAACCTTCTGAACGCTGGCAACGGTTTTTTAAGGGACTTCGAGATCGGGCTGCTCTGTTGAGTCGTTCTGAAACAGCAATGGTTTTTGATGTCTCAGGACAGATAGAAACAGCTTATTTGCTTTTGCAAAATAAGAAGCTTCGCCATTTGTGTTATCTTGCAGAAGACAATCATATTGTAGTGCTTTTTCGAAATCGGCAAAAATTTCTCCAGATTGCGGAATCAGAGGGTTTTTTTACTGGTCTTTCTGAGTAAAAAGCCTTTACATTCCCTCAAATGATATCCTTTTACGCCTATCTATTCTTATAACAATAAAATTTCCCTTCTTTTTTTGGAAAGTGGACATCCGGTTTCCTTGTACCGACATTCACAGGTCTCTTTCCTCTCCCCCTTTGTTTTATTCAGAGACCTTCACAAACCCTCATTTCGAATTTTTTAAAAAATTCAGGACCTCTTCCCCATGACCTTCCGGTTGTACCTTGGGGAATACCTTTCTAATAATGCCGTCTGGCCCAATGATATAGGTACAACGGATGGTCCCCATCACTTTTTTGCCATACATAGTCTTTTCTCCCCAGGCCCCGTAGGTTTGCATGGTCTGGGTACTCTCATCGGACAAAAGATAAAAGGGAAGGTTGTACTTTTGTTTAAATTTCTTGTGGCTTTGGGGACTATCTTTACTAATCCCGATTACCACCGCTCCTTGAGCAAGAAGGGCGTCGTAGACATCCCGTACCGAACAGGCTTCAGTGGTACAGCCCGGCGTGTTGTCTTTGGGATAAAAATAAAGAACAACCCATTTCCCTTTAAAGTCTGATAGACTGTGCAAATTCCCTTCTTCGTCCGGTAAGGTGAAAGAAGGGGCCTCTGTACCAACGACTAACATACAGCCTCCTACTGAATGTGTTTCTGATGTATCATATCTTTTTGCCTTAACAAGGCATGGCTTTTAATCTTTTCTACCTTTGGGCTGATAACAAATTGACAGTATGAATTATAGGGATGATTACGGTAATAGTCCTGGTGATATTCTTCCGCTTCCCAGAACGTTGTGAGGGGTACTACTTCGGTTACGATGGGGCGATGCCAATAGGCCTGATGTTCCTGGATCTTCTGTCGGGCTATGGTCGCTTCTTCTTCGGTTTGATACAGAATTATGGAACGGTATTGGGGCCCCACATCGGCTCCCTGGCGATTTTCGGTGGTTGGATCGTGGCTGGTAAAGAAGATATCTAAAAGTTCGGCGTAACTAATCTGCTCTGGATCATAGGTAATTCGTACCACTTCAGCATGGCCTGTTTTGCCGGTGCATACCGCCTGATAGGTTGGTTGTGGAGTCGTTCCGCCGGCGTATCCATTGGTTACGTCGATAACCCCCGGAACCATTTCGAAGACCGCTTCCATGCACCAGAAACATCCGCCTCCCAGGTATGCCTGGGCTCTTTCTTTCGTTTCCATGATTATAATATACTGAATTTAGAGAAATAAATGACTAAAAGAGTAAATAAAAAGGGACAGGGCATCCTTTGCAAAAAGAGTACTACAGGAGGTCGCTGTGGAGAATAGAAAAGGCATTCGGGGGCCCGAGGAAAAACATGCAGAATTTTCTCTTGTGTATCCCGTGTATTCCCGTCGCAGCGGGGGCCTCTCCTTAGGCATTAACCTTTTCCTCTCTGAAAAGGTGTGTTCCTTTGATTGTCCCTACTGCGAAGTATTCCCTCCGGTTTTGCCAGAACAGAATCTGGAAAAAGATTTTCCATTCGGGGCCTCGGGATATGGAAGCCCTAATGTTACCCTTTCCTCCAACGAAAGAGACGCCTTTTTAATAAGCCTGGAGCAACAACTTCGGCATCACATATCGTTACTGGATAGCGTAAAGGGCGAAGGAAAGGCCCTCTCTGGACGGAACTCTATCAGAGACATCTCCTTTTCCGGTAATGGAGAGCCGACCCTTTCGCCTTTTTTTGTCCCCGCCCTTGAAATGGTTCACCGGGTCCGAATGGAACTGGTGCCTTCTGCTGCTCTGGTACTCATTACCAACGGAACTGGCTTTCTGCGGCCTGAAATTTTTGATGCCCTGGTGGTGGCGGCCTGCGGGGAGTTTAATCTGGATATCTGGCTCAAGGTGGATGCGGTCACCGATGACTGGTTTCGTCGTATGAGTGGGAGTTCCATACCCAGGGAGAGCCTTCATAAGGCCTTTCTGCGGTTTGCTGCCCACGCCCCCTTTACGGTGCAAACGATGGTATGTAGCATAGACGGCGTATTACCACCCGATACCGAAGTTATTGCGTGGGAACACTTCATTCTCCGTCTTTGTCAGGCGGGGCAGAATGAACGGGGTAAGGAATCTTTTGAAAAGGGAACGCTGAATCCAGCCTCTGGTGAAAATGGGGTATCTGTTTCCTGCTTTCAAAACACACCCCCTGTGCGGGGACCCCGACGGGTCCACCTCTATGGGAAAGCCCGTCCTTCCCCTCATGACCCCCGGGCAGGGATGGCTCCTCCCGCCTATCTGGAAGAGCGGGCCGCTTCGTTGCGGCAGTTCCTTCAACAAAATGGCTATGCCCACATTCCCGTAGAAGTCTTCCCGTAAGGAACTATTCAGCAAATAACAAATATCTCTAGAAAAGCTGGAAACCACCAGACTAAGATTAAGAAATCTTTTTCTAAAAAGCTTTTATATTGTTTTAGTCCTTCCTTAATAATTCCTTAATATTTTACTTTTACAGTAATAAAAAATGGAAAGGGGGAACTATGATAAAGGTTTTGTTTCTCTGTGTGCATAATTCAGCCCGTAGCCAGATGGCAGAGGCCTTTTTAAAAAAATACGGCGGAGAGTATTTCGATGTGGAGAGTTCGGGCCTTGAACCGGGGAAACTAAACCCCTATGTGGTCCGGGCCATGGCTGAGGTAGGGATTGATATTTCCCATAATCCGGTCAAAGATGTTTTTGACCTCTATCGAGCGGGAAAACACTACAACCTTGTTATCACCGTATGTTCTCGAGAGGCGGCGGAAAAATGTCCTATTTTCCCCGGAATTCATGAACGGTTGTACTGGCCTTTCCCGGATCCTTCTAGTTTTACCGGAACCGATGAAGAAATCATGGAACAGGTACGCCAGGTTCGAGATATGATCGAAGCTAAAATCAAAGAATTTGTGGCTACCTATCGGGAAAGGACTCAAAAATAAGATCCTTTTGCAAGAGGGCCCCCCTGAGGAGGTCCCTTCTACTTCCCTGCTTCAGGGGGATTTTTGCAACCCCTTTTTTTATAGGAGGATAAACTAAGCTTTTATATTTCCCTCCGGGGTGGGGCTTTTTTCTCAGAATGTATCAATCTGAAAAGCTTTCGGACGAGCCCTATCTTGCCGAAAGAAAGATACCAGACAAAGGCGCCTATCAGAAGCAGGGGAATGCCGTATACCACAAGGCCAATTATGACGATAACTATGTTTCCCAGGGTTTCCCCATAACTGGCAAAGAACTCCTGGAGTTTTTCTAGAAACGTGCTTTTTTCTGAGCCCGTTGGCATCAGGGGTTCTAAAACAAGATTGATGGTGCTGTACGCTATTTGTTGGCTGAGCTGGGTAAAGGAACCTTCCAGGCGTTCCAGTTCGTAGGTTGCGTCGGACAGGGCCTGTTCCACCTTAAGGATTTCCTCGATATTTTTTGCGCTTTTAAGGTACTCCCGGTACCGTTCTACCAGGGTGCGTTTGTTTTTGATCCGTTGTTCCAGATCAAAATAGGTGTCGGTTACATCCTCGGTAAAGATATTTTTTGTCCGTACTTTGCCGAGTTGTTCCAATCGGGTAAGCATGTTCTGAAACTGTTCCCGGGGCACCCGGATTTCGGCGGTAATGGATTCCTCCGTGGTGGTTTGATGGGCTAGATATGCCCCAAAGCTTTTGAGCAAATCCGTGACTTCGCTAAAGGCCTTTTGTATGTCCGATACCCGAAGCTCTACCTGAGCCCGGTAGATGAGTTTCCGTTCCTTGGGGACCGTTTCGCCGGCCACAGGGCCACCACTCGTGGAATCGTCAATACGTTGAGGAAGGCCTTCCTGGGCATCCAGCAAAAGTCCCTCTGCTTCAGGGCTCGGAGCCACCATCGGTCGGGCGGCCGCAAGGGCCTTTTCTGTTCGGACTGCTCCGG
Coding sequences:
- the bcp gene encoding thioredoxin-dependent thiol peroxidase, whose amino-acid sequence is MLVVGTEAPSFTLPDEEGNLHSLSDFKGKWVVLYFYPKDNTPGCTTEACSVRDVYDALLAQGAVVIGISKDSPQSHKKFKQKYNLPFYLLSDESTQTMQTYGAWGEKTMYGKKVMGTIRCTYIIGPDGIIRKVFPKVQPEGHGEEVLNFLKNSK
- the msrA gene encoding peptide-methionine (S)-S-oxide reductase MsrA: METKERAQAYLGGGCFWCMEAVFEMVPGVIDVTNGYAGGTTPQPTYQAVCTGKTGHAEVVRITYDPEQISYAELLDIFFTSHDPTTENRQGADVGPQYRSIILYQTEEEATIARQKIQEHQAYWHRPIVTEVVPLTTFWEAEEYHQDYYRNHPYNSYCQFVISPKVEKIKSHALLRQKDMIHQKHIQ
- a CDS encoding arsenate reductase ArsC, whose protein sequence is MIKVLFLCVHNSARSQMAEAFLKKYGGEYFDVESSGLEPGKLNPYVVRAMAEVGIDISHNPVKDVFDLYRAGKHYNLVITVCSREAAEKCPIFPGIHERLYWPFPDPSSFTGTDEEIMEQVRQVRDMIEAKIKEFVATYRERTQK
- a CDS encoding DUF4349 domain-containing protein; the encoded protein is MKTVRRRVFIAMVTGVFLFSCAKNSAGAVRTEKALAAARPMVAPSPEAEGLLLDAQEGLPQRIDDSTSGGPVAGETVPKERKLIYRAQVELRVSDIQKAFSEVTDLLKSFGAYLAHQTTTEESITAEIRVPREQFQNMLTRLEQLGKVRTKNIFTEDVTDTYFDLEQRIKNKRTLVERYREYLKSAKNIEEILKVEQALSDATYELERLEGSFTQLSQQIAYSTINLVLEPLMPTGSEKSTFLEKLQEFFASYGETLGNIVIVIIGLVVYGIPLLLIGAFVWYLSFGKIGLVRKLFRLIHSEKKAPPRREI